The region CGTCAGCCGGAGCAGCGTCTCCGTCGACGGCCGGCCTGTGGCGACGATCGGCCGCGGGCTGAACGTCCTGGTGGGCGTTGGGCACAGCGACACGGAGGCCGAGGCCACGTGGCTGGCGGAGAAGGTCGCCAACCTGCGCCTGTTCGAGGACGATCAAGGATTGACCAATCGATCCGTCCTGGAGGTCGGCGGCGAGGCCCTGGTTGTCTCGCAGTTCACGCTGTATGCCGACGCCCGCAAGGGCAGGCGTCCAAGCTTCACGGACGCGGCCCCACCGGAGCTGGCCGAGCCG is a window of Anaerolineales bacterium DNA encoding:
- the dtd gene encoding D-aminoacyl-tRNA deacylase, yielding VSRSSVSVDGRPVATIGRGLNVLVGVGHSDTEAEATWLAEKVANLRLFEDDQGLTNRSVLEVGGEALVVSQFTLYADARKGRRPSFTDAAPPELAEPLVRSFAQHLAEQGVPTRMGVFGAHMQVEIVNDGPLTIVLARPWGG